A segment of the Dunckerocampus dactyliophorus isolate RoL2022-P2 chromosome 19, RoL_Ddac_1.1, whole genome shotgun sequence genome:
GGGCGCTTTCAAAGGCCTCTCATTACCTTTTATatacgcttttttttttaaagaaaaaagggtgGAGGGGGGCACTAAAGGTTTAAGTAAGCGGTACAGTTTGGTTCACcgtagtttggtttggtttggacACAGACTGTGTCGAAACAAGAAAAACGGTGTATAAAACTCTGTCGTAATACACCATCCGGTGCTACACGGAAAGAGCGCTGCTAACGATAACTGGGGACACAATGGAAATGCTGACAAACGCATGCAGAGTTGAACCGAACCATAGTGCAAATACAGGATCTCTGCGGGTTTCAACAAatcaaatttaagactttttttaaaaccataatGAATGCAATTCAAGACCCTTTTCGCATCCATACAGGCACAAAAGTACACAAGACAAGGAGGAAAACTGGACACCCGGAACCACTtgcaatatatatacagtatatgtaacaggggtgtcacaacatgtcacgagattaaaatgtgacaagagttctcgttcagaaaaaaaaatgtcacaataaatgaatcgcacaataaatgaaaatgaacatcatcattttgccggcctcaatatgttgccatgtgcatgttttgactaataatagaccacagtctgccatgaaacagtgatcatttattcatgaattaatttcagaaaaagtgcgatatagcgagggagcgatcaTCAAACCGCgacattgcgagggacgactgtacattctAGCAGCAAGACAGTGTAACAATGGCAATGAATCAAAAGCAAACGCACCctgaatcattaaaaaaaaagcaacaaacgtGTAATCGAGCATGCTAATTGCGCCTTGGGACACTGAGCAATGGAAACGTTGAAAAACGCATAGTCAATTGAACCGTACCACAACACAAGTGGAGCTTTAGTGATGAAACGCAGAAGACAAAAGTATTTTGTCGGCTAATTTACCTTTACTCGagacaaaagttgcattttatTGCTGCCAAACTCTCGTTTGACGGGAAAATCCATACACGCTTTCCAAGATGCAATCAGCCGCTTTACCAGCGTTGTTTGAGGGGTCTACTTGTGAACTAAAAAGGACCTTACAGGGGCCACACGCCAGCAACTCTCACCCCTACGAAATGTTCTCCTGATGGCCACCGGTGAGCAGCCAAGGCACGCTTGCTCGCAAATCCGTGGCCAAGCTCTCAGCCATCATCTTCATGTTGACTTTCAGCCTTTCGCAATCCTCCGAGGAAAGCAGAGACTTTGTCTTGAGGACAGGAAACATCCAAATATACATTATGGACATTCCTGCCAGCCCTCATCCTATTTTCTTTGGCTGCCATGACACCCGTCGTTCTGATGCGGCGCTGCGGTCATCTGTGGTCATTAGGCATGGAGACGGCGATGGTGTGTGTGGGCGATGAAGTCATTAGCAGAAAATTGGACCTGTCTCTGAATTTCACCTTTTCAGCGTTGGCTCGGCTATGAGCAGCTGCCGCTTTCAGAAGGCCGCCGCTTTCAGAAGGCCACCGCAGGACTGAACTTCGCAATATTGTCAGCAACGGCACAGCGCTCTGTGCATGCGGAGGTTAGCGCCGTTTCGAGAACATTTTGTCAGACAAATCCGAACACAAAGCACAAGGGCTGTGCGTTACTGTGTGATGGTTGGCTTGATTCCTGCCTGTTCTGAAAGTCTATTTTCTGCATCTTGGGTGGTCTCGGTTGAATTATAACCATTTGTCCCCCGCCGCATGTCGGGATAATGCCTCGGGCTCAGACGTGGATTAAATAAGAAAGCCATTTTCAAACGTACGCCGTTGACACCCGCAACAAATCCAGTGCGCAGTCCCCGACAATAAGATATTGACCAAGACCAGAAAATGTGATTTAATGCTGCCTGTTGAAGCAATGGCTGGGATTATGTAACGTGTCATTTTAATGCTGCTTCATGCTTTGTCCTCTCTTTCGTCATATGTCAGGCAGACTCTGATGAAACAATGTACCGGACTGTGCGCCCCATTTGTCAGAAATGCTCAATAATAttgttatgcaaaaaaaaaaaaagcactttttacaaaacatgtGGAAAGGTTTACGGGGCCAACAATGCCCTACTGATAATGTGataccccctccctccctctcaaCACCACTGTTAGTATCAGTGAGCTTGCTGTTGCATAGTTGGCTGGCTCGCCTGCAATGCGTCTGCAGTCTGTGCACTGCGGTGCAGCGCCGGCAATTCCAGCTCCCCGCAGACGCACTGGAAGGCATTTCTACTTAAAATAAACCCCCCGCGCGCCCACGTCCAGCCTCTCAGCACCTTGCCTGTCAAAGCCATTCCCCATGAATCCGCCGCGGCATTCCGTTTACGACAAAACTATCCGATGGATGTGCCCGGGCAGGCGCTGTGGGGGCAGTTTGTACCTTGTTCACCTAAGACACATGTAAATAAAGACACAAAGGGGAAGTACGCGCATCATTCAAACGCGGCATGCAGCAGCTGGAGTGCAACTGCGTCACAAATTTGGAAAACACTGAACCTATGAACTTGCAAGTCACACAGTCCCATCATTTTTCCCATTCCATGTGCGGCCATTACTATTTAGGCCTTTTCAACCTGACACGAACCTCAGTACAGTTGGCCTCGTTTGTGTGCGTTTTACAGGATTGTGCTGAAAACAACACGACAGTGTTGTTGAGGAAGTGTAATAATTAAACTGTTATCAGATGTATTCAAATTCCCATGCACTTCCTGCACGCAGTTCACTTAGTCAATGCAGCCTTTAAGTAACCAACAATCTTTTATATTACAAATCCTTAGCTTTCGTCACACACTGCCAGCTAAAGCTCACATTCATTGCTAAACTCTCCCTTATTGCTTAAAATACAAAACTTTATGCTTACTCAGAGAGAAGTTCTTCTGTCAATGGTGCAACTGTGTCTGCACACTGTGGAGGGGGGAGGGAAAGTGAAAAAGAATTAGCATAAGTCATTTTAGGAGTTTGTATCGGATGTTAGCAATAGGGAAGCAATAAGGTTTTAAAGGCGGACTAACCCATTCAATCAATGTGAACATCGTCCGCCTGCTTTAACTTAATCATCGCTAAAACCAAGCGTATTGCTATAAATAAGTAGACGATCCAGCCGAATTGCACGTTACATCTGTGTCTACAGAACTGACCTTACGGTATGTAAAAGGCTGATGATTAAAGTCTGGTTGTATAGGTTTAAATCtaaaaacgggtgaaaattgagTGCAGTTTGGCGCAGTAGCGATGTTACATAACTATCTTCACACGCGGGGTAACACAAAAATaactatataaacatatatacataaaataatacatcCAAATGTAAACATTGTTCCCACACAAGTTGTCATTAAGCTAACAGTCCCGTTACAGAACAAGCTTGTAAAAGTGACACTTGTAACGACTATCTAGTTGACACAAACTTTACAAGTCATTAAACATTCGCGTTTTCTTGCTGgatctgatgagaaaaaaagagagagcaGATATCGTATGTGTATAGTACATGAATAGTTCAAAAGAAGAGTACATGTAGAAATGTACAACATGTGtgtacaagaagaacattagCCACACAGCCAACAACACGCTAGCAACACAAGGCGGCGGATCGCGCTGTGCTTACCTGTTGTGCGCCCTGAAAAAACGAAACAAAATCCGCAGAGGACGGAGCAAAAAAACGAGGatttgtgtgtggggggggattTTAGGACTCGGCAGCGGGTTCGGGGACTAGCTGGAGTCGTTGCATCAGCCCGTTTATGTAGTGGGCCAGGTCTGGGAGAGCGCAGGAATGCGGAAGTGTCGGAGCCAGACGTCAGCGTGCATGCTGGTTGAGGTTGGCTAAGCCCCGCCCCCTAGCAACCAAAAACATAAACAGCACCAGAGGAACACTTTCAACAATAGTTTGTACGTGTAAACAAATACTTACTTACACACAACACTTTCATGCTGAATTCAATTCAAAGTCACGAGAAGTTGAATGACTCAAGAAAATAGgtgcctgggggccatttgcgcccacagctcattttttatggGCCCGAGGCATCTTCTAAAAAAAGTGAACATTACGTTATTTCGTTATTATGTGTGAAAAACGtgactatttttgtttgtttgttccggGTGGCGgggcagtctcagtagggaagcccagacctcCGAGTCCCCAGCCAccacctccagctccaccgggaggaaaccaaggcgttcccaggccagctgtgagacataatcccgccagcgtgtcctaggtctacctataataattctaaaatgttttcttgttttatgaCAGATTGTTTGATATATCTCCTGCGTACACAGAAAACCCACAGAtgctcatactgtatataccaagCATGAATCAAAAGCCCACTTATATGAAAACAAACTGACCTAGAAGCCTTTTGCTTTATACCGGACGTCATTGTAAGCAGTTACTGTTCATGCTTGATTTTACATGTTAATAAGGCCATGGTTACATTTTAATagcggtgtcacgagatcttgcgagattaaaacattacaagattcctcgttcagaaaaaaagtctctCGTGGGCATTAGGACTGGGACGATAATatgaatgaacttgatcattttgccagcctcaatatattgccatgtgcatgcgtgtctgttttcctcgtctcccgcctccaaacaggcaggaagagggttcactctgtgtaaTTGCATTCAGCACCTTGGCAGGTTTGTTCCATGGAACAACGGTCTGGACGGAGTGAGCCtgtttgtcagtcagtctctttGTGTtgttgggtggaggcggggcggctagcgtacacacagagtgcagaggaGTGCAATGTAATGTTAACATTTCAGCTCGCTGTCGTAGACCCAATCAGTACCTGGTCTCGTCTTATGaaccgagtgtctcgtgacacctgtGCATTTTAATATCTAATCATTTGTGTAATCATTCATTTTTTGctctttagggtcacaggtgagctggagcctatcccagcctatTTTGGAAACGAGGCAAACTGCACCCTGGACGGAttacctgtcaatcacaggtgAATTTATCATGAATTATATCATTATTGCAGCAGTGAATGTGCGtgtaatgggaaaaaaatccccCATACAGTCATAAGAACTACTGTGTATCAGACAGTCATGGTGGAGTATAGCATATTATTGCTGGTTTTTAGGGCCATCACTCCCTGTTTTATTGCCTGCTGCGTGAAGCATTTGCCAGGTTAGGCACAAGTTATTTCAGTCGCTTTCATTTGCTTTGTTTAACCCTCATGGTCACCGTTTATAGATGTTTGATTCCCCGCTGATATGAGTCGCCCACCTTTGATTGACTGGGACCTCCTGTGCAACTGAACATGGTGTTATTGCAGCTGCCTCTGACATAAATCTCACGAGGACCTTTTATACTTGAGGCAAAAACCACCACCATCTGAGTAGTACTTTTGAGGCATAACCCAGTGTTGTTTGAGAAAACTTGAAGAAAGTTCCAGAAAATTTAATGTGACACTTTCCCCTTCTGCTTCCCTCTAGTGTTAAGACACAGTAACTACACATCACTgcactgctgcgagtccaccaAACAGCACTCTTGGCCGTTATATGTTATATTTCTCGCCTTTGATTCCTCACTAatctcattttttttacatcagcaATTTGACACTTTCCCTCTTTTATTTAGTCTCCATCTCAATTGTTCCACCCTGTGCATGCTGCTGAGTTATTGCAGGCTCACAAAAAAATACCCCACTGTATTCCTTTTTTTAGATTCTAATTTGGCTCCACCGTGATTTATGTCTTGCATCTGAGGGGAGGTCGCCGCGGCGTGCGTGCGTCACAGTCACTCCGAACATACACGTGGAACACGTCTCAAGAGGTGGCAAGCTGGGTTAATAAAGCAGAACAGATCGTGAAACAGGAGACGTCTGGCCATGCGTGTGTAGTCAGGGTAAGAGagaggttttgttttttggccCGGGTCTTCTCTGGGTGCAGGAAAACCGCCCCAGACGTCACTCGGCGCGCGttctttttgcactttaaaCCATTAAACGGGAACTGACCCCGGCCAAAAGCAATATGAAATCTAACCCAATGTGCACTCTGGACCTGCATACAGAAAATTGAATTTCATTCAGAACGCAGCCCACGCAAACTTGATACATTAAATGGACGAAGTGTTGGGACACACCTCCTAATCCAATAATTAGGAGTTGAGTcttcatttttcaaaacattttggacaattgtgaGGTCCGTAAGGGTATGCTTGGATACGTTTGTTGTGGAAGAACGGAGAAGCCATGATAAAAGTCCAACATCAGTGATCTCTGACCTCACAGTTGTTCTTCTGGGATGAATTTTGGAGTGTGCCTTTTATTTACAACGCTTCACTTCCTGTAAGGTGAAAGTGAATATTGGTGTCCCGATATTGTCATGTCTCGCTGTGGGGTCACTGAGCCACTGTGCACTGAGCTAGAGCGCAGTGACAGCTCGTGAAAGCAAGGCTGCCTCAAACACGCCACCACTCTTCTAaatgcactacagtatatatgcacAGGCATGCAAAGGGGGGACAAACCCACACATGGAAGTATGGGGTAAGCTTAATGCTTACTTTAATGcaccacacacaaatgcagggAGAACCATGGGAAAGGGGACAAAATAAGaattggggtgggggtgtgtaTGCTGGGGGTGTTCAGGCTCTGCCAACTTTCAGTGGGCTGGGCTCACCAAGGGGTGAGTAGCAAACAATCTGTGCCTCTCGGTCAACCAGTCCATaaacatacataataaatgTTAACTGGTTttatgattaataataataaatcttcATATTTATAATCATAATTTATAATATTGATAACAATAAatatgattaataataataataataaaatgtattaataaatacttgtatttttttcaatcagtatttttgtttttgtctgatttaatcctatttttgttgttatttacttttaatttacccttttttattattatacacacatacatacaattttcattttctctttctctctccaatGTAGCACAACTACATAACACTAACAATAATGATATTCATGATAATGGCTTAGATTTGATAGTGCTTTTCAGggtacccaaagtgcttcacgaTGAAGTGAACCCGCTATTGATTCACTCCTCggccacacactggtggtggtcatctactgtacatctgtaGCAGCAGATACTCAGGGTAGCCTTGagggaaacgtggctgccaattcgcgcctacCGCCTGtacgaccaccaccaaacattcattcacctgcctccagtgtgggcagcactggaggcaaggtgggtgaagtgtcttgctcaGGGGCACAACGACAgggactgggtggagggagcgaggaccTCTCATATTTGATGAATAGTCTTTTGTCAGTATACAGCCCATTTGTCATTTAGTGACAACATCGCACAACCCTGCCTTCCTCTTGTCACCTGCCCTTTGTTTTATGTGCTGTGTTTGATAACCCCCTCACGCATGTAAACATGCAGTCTATATGTCCATCACTGCTGGAAATACACACTCTCTGtttgcaaaggaaaaaaaaatacaatcccTTCCCCCATTTTCACTTGCTGTAAGGTGAAACGGCCTGGGGGTCATCCGAAGTTCAGCAATATGACAATGgctttttatggattttttaaattttgtttatttgtttttaaatgtattttttctacttattttttttagatatgaTCAATTTATTTCATCATCCATTTCCTTTTCATGTCATGCTGTGTCATCATgagaagtaaaataaaaataaaaagttgatttattgtatttgtgtttatttgggttttttttattgtatttttttagattttattaATGATCCattttttaattcatcattcattAATTGTTCTGTCTTGCTGTGTAGTCATGAGaagttcagtaaaaaaaacccaacaacacaCATATTTGaacatattttatttgtttggtttttgcGGGGGGGGGttcaacaattttttaaaataatgaatcaTCCATTTCCTTTTTCACAGATGTCTTGCTGTGCTGTCGTCAGATGTCCTGCTGAAAAAAGCAAGTACTTTGTATGTATTTTCCATCTTTTCCATCTTTCTGTCTGTTTACTCACTGGTGTTTGCACAGACTTTAACACGTGCTTTTGCGACTTTCCCAGAAAGTCACCTTGCTGGGGTTACAACTGTTGGCTGCAAACAGGTCAGtcgatgattattattttttaaaatctctcTTCAGCATGGTAGTCCATTGTCCCATCTTTGGGAAATACCCGGAGCGCCAGACACTTGTCCTGACTCATTCCTCATTCCTCAGCGCACTGCAGATTTTGTAGACACAATAAGGCAAGCAGTcccttttttaatttccttccttcctttttgttcttcttctttcaaAATAATCCCCAGACGCTTATGGACCACGTCAGTGAACACGTACAGACAGACAAGACGCATGTCCTGATGTTTgcacattttcaaatgtttttctaTGTCATAACAGGCCAGGATGGCGGGAAGAATAGGAAGTTGGCAGCCAAAATGTGATTGAATAACTGAGGTACTTGTATATGCCATTCTTTCAGTTGTAGTATATGTGCCAACATGTTAGGTTAGCTTCGTAAACTTGACAGTATGTCTAAAAAACATGGGcgctctctgggagtgaccagaaaggataggatcaggaatgagaacatcagagggacagcacatgttagaggttttggagataaagtcggagaggccagactgagatggtttggacatgtccagaggagagatagggaatatataggtagaaggatgctgagtttggaactgccaggcaggaggcctagaggaagaccaaagaggaggtttatggatgtagtgaaagaggacatgaaggtagttggtgtgagagaagaggatgcagaagacagggttagatggaggcaaagccgaggaaaagccgaaaggaaaagaaggaaaagaagGAGACATGCTAATATGGAGACCTAGCACAAGAGTTGAATTGGAAAATGCTCACTTTAGATTGGCACTGTCAGCGAGTTACTGTGGGTGCGTTTTGCTGTCAGGCTGAACGGTGCTGGATCATCtagagagctgtttctaatattctggTTGCCCCATTTGGCTAcatgagtcaaaatattagctcATGCCACTGCAAACCTCATTATGCGATGAATGTATCAGTAATGTAAGGCCTTCATGATAACATTTTGGTAATACTTACACTCATTCCAATCTCAATAATGCACATTGCATGGCTTTTGCAATCATCAGTCGGCCATTTCACCGTGGATTGTGTTTCTGCTGAATTCGGACTGTGACGTCGCTGGCCTGCAAGTATGCCTATTAAGATATCAACTATAGTGTGTCGTTTTGCATTGTTGTCCTAgaagttatcattttatttgtgcAGTTGCTGGTAAGACCAAAGAGTGCTGCAATATAACTTCCAAACAACCATAACCAGTGCAGTATTATATTTTGGGAGGTAACTGAACCGACAGCGTGCTcacgtacatacagtacatcaatgCCGCCCTGTGTCACATCAGGTGACGCGCGAAGGCCCTGTGACATTGATTAATCCGTGTAAATATAGCACTTCCCTGGGACTATAACAGCAAAGCAGGAAGCGAAGCGGTCTGGGCGGCACATCAGGATGAGATAATGAGACATGGAAAGAGTGAGCGCATGAGAAATAATAGCAAATGTGAGACATGCAGCAGGGATGAATTAATATGCTAACAACTATAATGATGGTAATGACAAGAAAACAGTACATAgcaacaaccacaatcacattTCTTTAGTACACCATGACAAGACCATTAAATGAATGTGTTTCATCTTCTATTTCCAATGAAAATGTAGTTACAAATAGTCAAAGGTTAGCTCCGGTTTTCCTTAAAACTCAATAAAGCAGTACATCCCTTTGAGGGGGTATATTGAATTCATCATAGTCGTAGACATTTTTGTGCACAAAACACAGTTGACAAATTTGGGGATTTTTCTCAAATTACAGTATCATGGAGGATGCCTGGCGGGATATATTGTGGTCGTTTACGCCCATGCATTGTGGCAGTTTTACTTCTGCTGCTTTGTTTATGCTCTGTACGAGATCGTACGATCTATTGCGGTGTCTGTTATAGggctgtgaacattaaaatgcatATGCATCTATATGCATATCGAATTGTCTACCACACATTTTGCGCAAACATCTTCCTGTGCAAAAGTCTTGTGTTGTCacttgctttgttttaattgccTGAAAGATAGAAAATTAGCAGGATTATGTAGTGTGCACCTTTTGTTAATATGGTGCAATGCACCAACCATGTGTCCATCTTCAAGAACCTACAGGTGATATTTGTGTACGCCTGTATGGAAGTAAGTACACTTTCCCTTTACCGCcatatatttcattaaaatgttATGCCTGCCAACAGCTGTGTGatattttgcagctgtgtggCAAAGGTGAGAAGCGTTGCACCGttggactaaaaaaaaaaaaaaaaagttgaatgcGGAGCAAAGCGGACAGCAAGTGAGTCAGAGGACATGCAGCATTGACAAGCTAAATCCATCATGGAGCTAAAAATGGGAAATGGGGAAACAGTCGTAATAAAGGGGATGTACGCTCCTCACcggccacaacagtaggtaCAGCTGCACAAGCTTGTAGGATTTATTGCACTCTGAGGCGTGTTCATTACTGAATGGTGGAGTGGAACTTGAAAGCACCgcactgtttctaatattttgcgtACCTTGTTTAGCCTCATGAGCTGATCGTCTTGTAAATGCACaatttatttgtatgtgttgGCGCTTCTTAGCTCGTCCTAATGTTTTGGCCTCACAAGCAGCGCCCCCTACTGTGTATACAGCGTACTACCCCAGAGGTCAACCGCGTAGAAGCATAGAAAGCTCTTGATAACAGAGTCACCTTGAATGCACCTTGTAAGACTGCATCGTGTAGCGTCTTAGCTTGCGAGCTCTCAACCAAAACACCGACATGCGCCGTAATACGTCGTTCCGATAAATTAGTATTGAAAGTCgtggtgtttgttttgggttcaacaacatcaacaaaaagcTCCCTTTCGTTCCAGCTACTTGGAAGTCCGGCGGCGAAGACACGTCGCCATAGAAACAAAACAGCCTCGCGATTTCTCCCAAATATGGTCAACGGAAGTGACGCTGCACGTTGGGTGGCGTCATGACGTCGCTGCAGTGTAATGTAGCAGAGAGACGACAATGAATAAGTAATTAGGAgcgtttttaatatatattttttacaggtTTTGCTCGTCTATTTTTATACAATCTTGCTTCCAGAAATAACTATGACATCAACAAATGTTTTAAtgccacttttttattttatttttttctttgcatctGATATATTTggtataaaaataaacaatatgatAAAATACGTCTCAAAATAGATGGAGCAACATTTTCATGGAAATTGCTGGAACATCTAATTGCTACACATTAGGAACCCTGCtatgatgtatttattattcattaaacCACACGTTTGTTTACAGCACGTCTTCACATTACATTTAAGGGATAAAACACAAGTTGTCtttttgcatgcatgttttctCACTCCAGACACTTGCACCATCAGAATGGAAGAAGTCAACCCTGCCATAAAACAGTAAACATatacacaacagcaacaacaaaaaaacagattcATCGTCTCATGGTTAGGATACAATGTGAGCATCATTGCATATAAACCCTCTTTGCATTCACAATGCCAGCAGTGTTGGAGAGTTGAGACCATCCATTATGAACTCTGACGCGGCAAGACCGCCTTTGAGAGCCTCATCACCCTCCGCCAAGGCATCCATCTCTGAGAGGTTGAAGGAAAAGACGCTCCGGTAGTTGCAAGCGGGGCTGGAAGACGGCAGACATTCAAGGTCACCGGCCACAGACTTGTACAGGGTTTCCCAGTCGGGGAGGCAGAGGGGCCCGCTCAGGTCCATGATGTCGGGGACGAACGCGGCACCGGCCACCTCGGATGTCACCTCCTCCATCTCTAGGCTGGGCACCAGGTCATCCAGATCATCCTTTAGGTCCTCCAGGGCTGCTGCTTCATCAGCGCTCGAGCACAGGAGGATGTTGGAGTTGCCCAAGATGGCCGCTGCTGGGATACAGGGGTCTGTTTCTTGACCTGTGGTGCTTTCAGGCAGCATCTGTGGGGAAGCTGGTGCATCCTGCAGCATCGTTGCATCCTCCTCGCCCTGCTCTTCAGTTTGCTGGAGTTTGCAGGACGACTCATGCGAGGCCAAGACCTGCTCCAGCCTCTCCTTTTCCTTCAGGAGCTCTTCTATGTCTGACTGGAGACTGGACTTCTCTTCCTCTAGCTGGTCAGTTTCCTGTATTGTAGAAAATAACTCTTTAATGATAAACAGTGCTGTCTCTTTTATATATGATAGTTATACTGACAGCTTGCAGGGTGTCTATCAGCTCCCTCCGCCTGTTCCGGCACTTTGCTGCAGCAATTTTGTTCCTCTCCCTCCtaatcctcctcctctcctcctcttctttggAAGGCTGCAGACAAAAAGGAGAAGTagaccattttaaaaaaaaggggggggggggggggactgctACAGTGAATGCTGATGTGGGGGCGCTGcagagtcatttttatttaaatgatgCATGCATGCACCACATGTCTGATGCGTGAAGGCTATTGTTATGATCGGGCACACGGTGTCCCCTTTTTGCACATTGCAACATGAGACCATCTCATGCGATAATTCACATCCATCTTTTGTTTCTCTGTGTATACCTGCTCTTTCTGCCCtttcctaccgctggggggctTCGCCTTCTTGCTCCCACCTTTACGTTTTCCCCGAGAGACAAAGGGGACCAGGGTAGGCTGCAGCGTGCACTTCACATCCGACGAGAGCGCACTTACAGTGGGGACAAGACAGTCTGAATCACCGCTGTCGacatcctgcacacacacacacacacacacacacacaaacacgcgtcGACATATGTGAAGAATGTgcaattaaaaacatttgttttacatcattttctgttttgcttttttttttttttacctcagcTGCTGATGAAAGCGAGTCAGACGGATGCATGCTGCACCCTGGGGTGTCCCCGCCAGGCGATGCTGTGCTGCAGCTGGACGAGGAATCGAACTCAGCGCTGGAATCCgggtgcattattattattattattattttagtatttatatctgggggaaaagaaaacaattcaGGGCATTTAAAACACCGAGGCGCtggatgacaaaaaataaatacaaaatggtCACTTATCTTCCATTAGCCAGCCTGATATTGAATGGTAGAGTGCAGAGTGGAGAGCAGGACCCGCCTTTTATAGTGAGCTGGAATTTTATGAATGAAATGTGGGAGAGCGGACCATTCTACAGCGAAAAGGGGGTGGGGAAATACGAAAACATGGGTGCCATTCCTTCTTTAATGGATCTTATTAGCACAACAAATCACCAACTGACAATGCAGTGTATCTTTTTTCAATTTGTATGGCAAAAGAATGTGATTGTATAAGGCGACACCCCCCTGCGTAGAAGAGGCGACCCTCTGCATGAATGAGCTGCGTCACGTAATGCATGCAGCATCTGCATCATATACATCACGCACCATTTTCTCATAACGCTGCAGCACGCACGC
Coding sequences within it:
- the LOC129171900 gene encoding protein c-Fos-like, giving the protein MHPDSSAEFDSSSSCSTASPGGDTPGCSMHPSDSLSSAAEDVDSGDSDCLVPTVSALSSDVKCTLQPTLVPFVSRGKRKGGSKKAKPPSGRKGQKEQPSKEEEERRRIRRERNKIAAAKCRNRRRELIDTLQAETDQLEEEKSSLQSDIEELLKEKERLEQVLASHESSCKLQQTEEQGEEDATMLQDAPASPQMLPESTTGQETDPCIPAAAILGNSNILLCSSADEAAALEDLKDDLDDLVPSLEMEEVTSEVAGAAFVPDIMDLSGPLCLPDWETLYKSVAGDLECLPSSSPACNYRSVFSFNLSEMDALAEGDEALKGGLAASEFIMDGLNSPTLLAL